In Aspergillus luchuensis IFO 4308 DNA, chromosome 1, nearly complete sequence, the following are encoded in one genomic region:
- a CDS encoding uncharacterized protein (COG:G;~EggNog:ENOG410PMK1;~InterPro:IPR020846,IPR011701,IPR036259;~PFAM:PF07690;~SMCOG1005:Drug resistance transporter, EmrB/QacA;~TransMembrane:14 (i29-57o69-89i96-116o122-143i150-173o185-205i226-248o254-276i297-319o331-351i363-382o394-414i426-450o499-518i);~antiSMASH:Cluster_1.13;~go_function: GO:0022857 - transmembrane transporter activity [Evidence IEA];~go_process: GO:0055085 - transmembrane transport [Evidence IEA]) has translation MGSEVATATSENVSPSFEIPRPTIATWRLVIILLCIAIGLFLSLMDTTIISTMLYTISDEFDGFKTCSWIVLAYTLSYVGCAVFMARLSDVIGRKFLLCMCFLIFLGASMGCAASKNMSQLIGFRAMQGIGGSGLYAMAMIIYPEISPPPLLPAISGIIGMVVALAGISGPLIGGALTSYRTWRWGFWINGPCAFVPLVTLLLVWPNDFHFAKNVRFRHLDYLGALLILVGSVLFVFILNEAAIRAYAWNSAPVIIVLIISVLSWGALVYWQWVILSKPRFKQIRPQLPFRLLSSRVMVAGFVSTILTGFVMLLAIVNIPMRAQIVNLKDAVASGILLLPLMAGTAVGSAIGGAASAKRNNAFWTLNLASIFMVIGTASLSTLTDSVDPAPRQWGLEAILGFGIGLSLSTITFLTTMQVEFQDHAVAQGIVAQLRIFGGSIGIASGFIVFNTDVQHTLAGVLTPEQLNEFYRTPAAISRLPVQQQLLVRQVYVSTFNTDMRICAGIAAACLVATLCTYQRKPQSIIQRLADLEEAYARTEVARGEGAA, from the exons ATGGGTTCTGAGGTGGCCACGGCTACCAGCGAAAAtgtttctccttcttttgaGATTCCACGCCCGACAATTGCAACATGGAGGCTGGtgattattcttctttg CATCGCCATCGGACTGTTCTTGTCGTTGATGGATACCACCATTATTTCGACCATGCTATACACCATTTCTGACGAATTCGATGGATTCAAAACCTGCTCATGGATTGTCCTGGCGTACACCCTGTCCTATGTTG GATGCGCCGTATTCATGGCAAGATTATCTGACGTCATTGGCCGGAaattcctcctctgcatGTGCTTCCTGATCTTCCTCGGCGCGTCGATGGGATGTGCGGCGTCCAAAAATATGAGTCAGCTCATCGGCTTCCGTGCGATGCAGGGAATCGGCGGATCGGGGCTGTACGCGATGGCCATGATTATCTATCCCGAGATCAGCCCCCCTCCTTTACTCCCCGCAATATctggcatcatcggcatggtTGTCGCCCTTGCTGGGATTAGCGGGCCGTTGATCGGGGGCGCCCTGACGAGTTATCGTACCTGGCGTTGGGGATTCTGGATAAA CGGCCCATGTGCATTTGTTCCTCTGGTCACCCTGCTGCTCGTGTGGCCCAATGATTTCCATTTCGCGAAGAATGTTCGTTTCCGGCACCTTGACTATCTCGGCGCACTTCTCATACTTGTCGGATCTGTCCtgttcgtcttcatcttgaATGAAGCAGCTATCAGAGCCTATGCGTGGAACAGCGCCCCGGTGATtatcgtcctcatcatctccgtACTGTCATGGGGAGCGCTCGTCTACTGGCAATGGGTCATCTTGTCCAAACCGAGATTCAAGCAGATTCGGCCTCAATTGCCGTTCCGGCTACTGTCAAGCCGTGTCATGGTCGCCGGCTTTGT GAGCACCATCCTAACTGGATTTGTCATGCTTCTGGCCATCGTCAACATCCCCATGCGAGCGCAGATTGTCAACTTGAAGGACGCGGTCGCATCTGGAATTTTGCTCCTCCCGTTGATGGCAGGCACAGCCGTCGGCTCTGCGATCGGCGGGGCCGCATCTGCGAAGCGAAACAATGCCTTCTGGACGTTGAACCTGGCGAGCATTTTCATGGTGATTGGGACTGCCTCGCTCTCGACTTTGACGGACTCGGTAGACCCTGCACCGAGGCAGTGGGGACTCGAAGCAATTCTGGGGTTTGGAATCGGGTTGAGTCTCTCTACAATCACGTTTCTTACGACGATGCAGGTTGAATTTCAGGATCATG CTGTCGCCCAAGGCATCGTCGCCCAACTGCGCATTTTTGGCGGAAGCATCGGCATCGCCTCGggcttcatcgtcttcaacaCAGACGTCCAGCACACGCTCGCCGGCGTCCTCACACCCGAGCAACTGAATGAGTTTTACCGGACCCCCGCCGCGATCTCTCGACTCCccgtgcagcagcagcttctcgttCGCCAGGTCTATGTTAGCACGTTCAATACCGACATGCGCATCTGCGCGGGTATTGCGGCGGCGTGCCTCGTTGCGACGCTGTGCACGTATCAGCGAAAGCCGCAGTCGATCATACAGCGGCTTGCGGATTTAGAGGAGGCGTATGCAAGGACTGAGGTAGCTAGGGGCGAGGGGGCTGCGTGA